Proteins encoded in a region of the Streptomyces sp. PCS3-D2 genome:
- the hrpB gene encoding ATP-dependent helicase HrpB translates to MIRQAALDALPVRGALPGLVRALGAHGTAVLCAPPGTGKTTLVPLVLAGLVDGGPRRRVVVAEPRRIAARAAARRMAWLLGERTGESVGFTVRGERVAGPGTLVEVVTTGVLLQRLQRDQELAGVDVVVLDECHERHLDADTVAAFLLDVRQTLRPELHLVAASATTDSAGWARLLGDAPVVEAAGVAYPVETVWAPPARPVRPPHGMRVDPAQLAHVASVVRRALAERSGDVLCFLPGVGEIARVAGLLGGVDAEVLQVHGRAPATVQDAALTASDHRRVILATAVAESSLTVPGVRVVVDSGLAREPRVDHARGLGALATVRASRAAGRQRAGRAGREAPGVVYRCWTEAEDGRLPAFPAPEIRVADLAQFALQAACWGDPDASGLSLLDAPPAGAMAAAREVLVAVGAVDAAGRPSARGQRMARLGLHPRLARALLDGSTALGAHRAAGLVALLSEEPPREYGDDLAAALRRARAGGDAYAARWRAEARRLERAADPAAGTAPGSPLGRDVPDDAAAGLVAALAFPERVAKARGEGAFLMASGTGAGLGDGSSLRQAPWLAVAVADRPAHSASARIGLAAVIDEDTALAAAAHLRTDAEEVRWEGGDVVAREAHRLGAIELAVRPLRAPAPALVRAALLDGLRTEGLDLLRWSQDARALRDRLGFLHRTLGAPWPDVSGVAALLERADDWLEPELSRARRRADLARIDAGQALNRLLPWATGEAVRLDELAPERIEVPSGSRIRVDYAPEQPVLAVKLQELFGLAETPRVAGVPVLVHLLSPAGRPAAVTSDLASFWQGGYRAVRAELRGRYPKHPWPEDPATAEPTRHTNARLRR, encoded by the coding sequence TTGATCCGCCAGGCCGCCCTCGACGCCCTTCCCGTACGGGGGGCCCTGCCCGGACTCGTCCGCGCGCTCGGCGCGCACGGCACCGCGGTGCTGTGCGCGCCGCCCGGGACGGGCAAGACGACGCTGGTGCCGCTGGTGCTCGCGGGCCTGGTGGACGGCGGGCCGCGGCGCCGGGTGGTGGTGGCCGAGCCGCGGCGGATCGCCGCCCGGGCGGCGGCGCGCCGGATGGCCTGGCTGCTGGGCGAGCGGACCGGCGAATCGGTCGGCTTCACGGTCCGCGGCGAGCGCGTGGCCGGCCCCGGCACGCTCGTGGAGGTGGTGACCACCGGAGTGCTGCTCCAGCGGCTCCAGCGCGACCAGGAACTGGCCGGCGTGGACGTGGTCGTCCTGGACGAGTGCCACGAGCGACACCTGGACGCGGACACGGTCGCCGCGTTCCTCCTCGACGTACGGCAGACCTTGCGGCCGGAGTTGCATCTGGTGGCGGCTTCCGCGACGACCGACTCCGCCGGCTGGGCCCGGCTGCTCGGGGACGCGCCGGTGGTCGAGGCCGCGGGGGTGGCGTACCCGGTGGAGACCGTCTGGGCTCCCCCGGCCCGGCCGGTGCGGCCCCCGCACGGGATGCGGGTGGACCCGGCGCAGCTGGCGCACGTGGCCTCGGTGGTGCGCCGGGCGCTGGCGGAGCGTTCGGGTGACGTGCTGTGCTTCCTGCCCGGCGTCGGTGAGATCGCACGGGTGGCGGGCCTGCTGGGCGGCGTGGACGCCGAGGTGCTCCAGGTCCACGGCCGGGCCCCGGCGACCGTGCAGGACGCGGCGCTGACGGCCTCGGACCACCGCCGGGTGATCCTCGCGACGGCGGTGGCGGAGTCGAGCCTGACCGTCCCCGGGGTGCGCGTGGTGGTCGATTCCGGGCTGGCCCGCGAACCCCGGGTGGACCATGCCCGCGGCCTGGGCGCGCTGGCGACCGTGCGGGCCTCCCGCGCGGCCGGGCGCCAGCGGGCGGGCCGGGCCGGGCGTGAGGCGCCGGGCGTGGTGTACCGCTGCTGGACGGAGGCGGAGGACGGCCGGCTGCCGGCGTTCCCTGCGCCGGAGATACGCGTCGCCGACCTGGCGCAGTTCGCCCTGCAAGCGGCCTGCTGGGGCGACCCGGACGCGTCGGGGCTGTCGCTGCTGGACGCGCCGCCGGCCGGGGCGATGGCAGCGGCGCGGGAGGTGCTCGTGGCCGTCGGGGCGGTGGACGCCGCCGGGCGGCCGAGCGCGCGCGGGCAGCGGATGGCCCGGCTCGGGCTGCACCCGCGGCTGGCACGGGCGCTGCTGGACGGCAGCACCGCGCTCGGCGCCCACCGGGCGGCGGGGCTGGTGGCACTGCTGAGCGAGGAGCCGCCGCGCGAGTACGGGGACGACCTGGCCGCGGCCCTGCGTCGGGCCCGTGCGGGCGGCGATGCCTACGCCGCCCGCTGGCGTGCGGAAGCCCGCCGCCTGGAGCGTGCCGCGGACCCCGCCGCCGGGACCGCGCCCGGCAGCCCGCTCGGGCGCGACGTCCCGGACGATGCCGCCGCCGGCCTCGTCGCCGCCCTCGCGTTCCCCGAGCGGGTGGCGAAGGCCAGGGGCGAGGGGGCCTTCCTGATGGCCTCCGGGACCGGGGCCGGGCTCGGCGACGGGTCGTCGCTGCGGCAGGCGCCCTGGCTGGCGGTCGCCGTCGCGGACCGACCCGCGCACTCCGCCTCGGCGCGGATCGGGCTGGCGGCGGTCATCGACGAGGACACCGCCCTGGCCGCCGCAGCACACCTGCGCACCGACGCCGAGGAGGTGCGCTGGGAGGGCGGGGACGTGGTCGCCCGCGAAGCGCACCGGCTCGGGGCGATCGAACTGGCCGTGCGGCCCCTGCGCGCCCCCGCCCCGGCGCTCGTGCGGGCCGCCCTGCTCGACGGGCTGCGCACGGAGGGGCTGGACCTGCTGCGCTGGTCGCAGGACGCGCGGGCACTGCGGGACCGCCTCGGCTTCCTGCACCGGACGCTCGGCGCCCCGTGGCCCGACGTGTCCGGCGTCGCCGCGCTGCTGGAGCGGGCCGACGACTGGCTGGAGCCCGAGCTGTCCCGGGCCAGGCGGCGCGCGGACCTGGCCCGGATCGACGCCGGGCAGGCCCTGAACCGGCTGCTGCCGTGGGCCACCGGCGAGGCGGTCCGGCTGGACGAACTGGCGCCCGAGCGGATCGAGGTGCCCAGCGGATCCCGGATCCGCGTCGACTACGCGCCCGAGCAGCCCGTACTGGCGGTGAAGCTCCAGGAGCTGTTCGGGCTGGCGGAGACTCCCCGGGTGGCGGGGGTGCCCGTACTCGTCCACCTGCTGTCGCCGGCCGGGCGCCCGGCGGCCGTCACCTCCGACCTGGCCTCCTTCTGGCAGGGCGGCTACCGCGCCGTCCGTGCGGAGCTGCGCGGCCGCTACCCCAAACATCCCTGGCCGGAGGACCCGGCCACGGCTGAGCCCACCCGCCACACCAACGCCCGGCTCAGGCGCTGA
- a CDS encoding class I SAM-dependent methyltransferase: MNQEDDTLEDAYAADPASADDAEATRRDAGEAESSRASRGWWDRNADEYQSEHGAFLGDDRFVWGPEGLDEADAALLGPAASLKDKDVLEIGAGAAQCSRWLAAQGARPVALDLSHRQLQHALRIGDDIPLVEADAGRLPFRDGSFDLACSAYGAVPFVADPVNVMREVHRVLRPGGRWVFSVTHPVRWAFPDEPGPEGLTVSASYFDRTPYVEQDERGRAVYVEHHRTLGDRVRDVVAGGFRLLDLVEPEWPEWNGQEWGGWSPLRGNLIPGTAIFVCERA, translated from the coding sequence ATGAACCAAGAGGACGACACCCTCGAAGACGCGTACGCGGCCGATCCGGCCTCCGCGGACGACGCAGAGGCCACGCGCCGTGACGCCGGGGAAGCGGAGAGCAGCCGCGCGAGCCGCGGCTGGTGGGACCGCAACGCCGACGAGTACCAGAGCGAGCACGGCGCGTTCCTCGGCGACGACCGCTTCGTGTGGGGGCCCGAGGGCCTCGACGAGGCGGACGCCGCCCTGCTGGGCCCCGCCGCCTCCCTCAAGGACAAGGACGTACTGGAGATCGGCGCCGGCGCCGCCCAGTGCTCCCGCTGGCTGGCCGCCCAGGGCGCCCGCCCGGTGGCCCTCGACCTCTCCCACCGCCAGCTCCAGCACGCGCTGCGCATCGGCGACGACATCCCGCTGGTCGAGGCCGACGCCGGCCGGCTCCCCTTCCGCGACGGCTCCTTCGACCTCGCCTGCTCCGCCTACGGAGCCGTCCCCTTCGTCGCCGACCCGGTGAACGTCATGCGGGAGGTCCACCGCGTCCTGCGCCCCGGGGGCCGCTGGGTCTTCTCGGTGACCCACCCCGTCCGCTGGGCCTTCCCCGACGAGCCCGGCCCCGAGGGCCTGACCGTCTCCGCCTCCTACTTCGACCGGACCCCCTACGTCGAGCAGGACGAGCGGGGCCGCGCGGTCTACGTGGAGCACCACCGCACCCTCGGCGACCGCGTCCGCGACGTGGTGGCGGGCGGCTTCCGCCTCCTCGACCTCGTCGAGCCCGAGTGGCCCGAGTGGAACGGCCAGGAGTGGGGCGGTTGGTCCCCGCTGCGCGGCAACCTGATCCCCGGCACCGCGATCTTCGTCTGCGAGAGGGCCTGA
- the rpsA gene encoding 30S ribosomal protein S1 codes for MTSSTETTSTTPQVAVNDIGNEEAFLAAIDETIKYFNDGDIVDGVIVKVDRDEVLLDIGYKTEGVIPSRELSIKHDVDPNEVVKVGDEIEALVLQKEDKEGRLILSKKRAQYERAWGTIEKIKEEDGIVTGTVIEVVKGGLILDIGLRGFLPASLVEMRRVRDLQPYVGKELEAKIIELDKNRNNVVLSRRAWLEQTQSEVRQTFLTTLQKGQVRSGVVSSIVNFGAFVDLGGVDGLVHVSELSWKHIDHPSEVVEVGQEVTVEVLDVDMDRERVSLSLKATQEDPWQQFARTHQIGQVVPGKVTKLVPFGAFVRVDEGIEGLVHISELAERHVEIPEQVVQVNDEIFVKVIDIDLERRRISLSLKQANESFGADPASVEFDPTLYGMAASYDDQGNYIYPEGFDPETNDWLEGYEKQREAWETQYAEAQARFEQHQAQVIKSREADEAAAAEGAAAPAAGGNAGAGISGGSYSSESDETSGALASDEALAALREKLAGGQS; via the coding sequence ATGACGAGCAGCACCGAGACCACCTCTACCACTCCGCAGGTAGCGGTCAACGACATCGGTAACGAGGAAGCCTTCCTCGCCGCGATCGACGAGACGATCAAGTACTTCAACGACGGCGACATCGTCGACGGCGTCATCGTGAAGGTCGACCGGGACGAGGTCCTGCTCGACATCGGTTACAAGACGGAAGGCGTGATCCCGAGCCGCGAGCTCTCGATCAAGCACGACGTCGACCCGAACGAGGTCGTCAAGGTCGGCGACGAGATCGAGGCCCTGGTTCTCCAGAAGGAGGACAAGGAAGGCCGTCTGATCCTGTCCAAGAAGCGCGCTCAGTACGAGCGTGCCTGGGGCACGATCGAGAAGATCAAGGAAGAGGACGGCATCGTCACCGGTACCGTCATCGAGGTCGTCAAGGGTGGTCTCATCCTCGACATCGGCCTCCGCGGCTTCCTCCCGGCCTCCCTGGTCGAGATGCGCCGTGTCCGCGACCTCCAGCCCTACGTGGGCAAGGAGCTCGAGGCGAAGATCATCGAGCTGGACAAGAACCGCAACAACGTGGTCCTGTCCCGCCGCGCCTGGCTGGAGCAGACCCAGTCCGAGGTTCGCCAGACGTTCCTCACCACCCTGCAGAAGGGCCAGGTCCGCTCCGGCGTCGTGTCCTCGATCGTCAACTTCGGTGCCTTCGTGGACCTGGGTGGCGTCGACGGTCTCGTTCACGTCTCCGAGCTGTCCTGGAAGCACATCGACCACCCGTCCGAGGTTGTCGAGGTCGGCCAGGAAGTCACCGTCGAGGTCCTCGACGTCGACATGGACCGCGAGCGTGTCTCCCTGTCGCTGAAGGCGACGCAGGAGGACCCGTGGCAGCAGTTCGCCCGTACGCACCAGATCGGTCAGGTCGTCCCGGGTAAGGTCACCAAGCTGGTTCCGTTCGGTGCGTTCGTCCGCGTGGACGAGGGCATCGAGGGTCTGGTCCACATCTCCGAGCTGGCCGAGCGCCACGTGGAGATCCCGGAGCAGGTCGTCCAGGTCAACGACGAGATCTTCGTCAAGGTCATCGACATCGACCTGGAGCGTCGCCGGATCTCGCTGTCCCTGAAGCAGGCCAACGAGTCCTTCGGTGCCGACCCGGCGTCGGTCGAGTTCGACCCGACCCTGTACGGCATGGCCGCGTCCTACGACGACCAGGGCAACTACATCTACCCCGAGGGCTTCGACCCCGAGACCAACGACTGGCTCGAGGGCTACGAGAAGCAGCGCGAGGCCTGGGAGACCCAGTACGCCGAGGCGCAGGCTCGCTTCGAGCAGCACCAGGCGCAGGTCATCAAGAGCCGCGAGGCCGACGAGGCCGCTGCCGCCGAGGGCGCTGCCGCCCCGGCCGCCGGTGGCAACGCCGGTGCGGGCATCTCGGGTGGTTCCTACTCCTCGGAGTCGGACGAGACCTCCGGCGCCCTGGCGTCGGACGAGGCCCTGGCCGCGCTCCGCGAGAAGCTGGCCGGCGGCCAGAGCTGA
- a CDS encoding PAC2 family protein: MLDPQGLYEWDAKGLAVADLAVAQDSAGLVMLYHFEGYIDAGEAGEQIVDRLLDTLPHQVVARFDADRLVDYRARRPLLTFQRDHWAEFEEPRLEVRLVQDATGAPFLLLSGPEPDVEWERFAVAVRQIVERLGVRLSVNFHGIPMGVPHTRPVGITPHGNRTDLMPGHRSPFDEAQVPGSAESLVEFRLSQAGHDVLGVAAHVPHYVARSPYPDAALTVLEAITAATGLVLPAVAHALRTEAHRTQTEIDRQIREGDEELVGLVQGLEHQYDAAAGAQTRGNMIAEPAELPSADEIGREFERFLAEREGEG, encoded by the coding sequence GTGCTTGATCCACAGGGCTTGTACGAATGGGATGCCAAGGGTCTGGCGGTGGCCGACCTGGCGGTCGCCCAGGACTCGGCCGGGCTGGTCATGCTGTACCACTTCGAGGGGTACATCGACGCGGGAGAGGCCGGCGAGCAGATCGTCGACCGGCTCCTGGACACCCTGCCCCACCAGGTGGTGGCACGCTTCGACGCGGACCGGCTCGTGGACTACCGGGCGCGCCGCCCGCTGCTGACCTTCCAGCGTGACCACTGGGCGGAGTTCGAGGAGCCGCGGCTGGAGGTCCGGCTGGTCCAGGACGCCACCGGGGCGCCGTTCCTGCTGCTGTCCGGCCCGGAGCCGGACGTGGAGTGGGAGCGCTTCGCCGTCGCCGTCCGGCAGATCGTCGAGCGTCTCGGGGTCCGTCTCTCGGTCAACTTCCACGGCATCCCGATGGGCGTCCCGCACACCCGGCCCGTCGGCATCACCCCGCACGGGAACCGGACCGACCTCATGCCCGGCCACCGCAGCCCCTTCGACGAGGCCCAGGTGCCCGGCAGTGCCGAATCGCTGGTGGAGTTCCGTCTGTCCCAGGCCGGGCACGATGTCCTCGGCGTCGCCGCACACGTGCCGCACTACGTGGCGCGCTCCCCGTACCCGGACGCCGCGCTGACGGTGCTGGAGGCCATCACGGCGGCGACCGGACTGGTGCTGCCGGCCGTGGCGCACGCCCTGCGGACCGAGGCACACCGCACGCAGACCGAGATCGACCGGCAGATCCGCGAGGGCGACGAGGAGCTGGTCGGCCTGGTGCAGGGGCTGGAGCACCAGTACGACGCCGCCGCCGGGGCCCAGACCCGGGGCAACATGATCGCCGAGCCGGCGGAGCTGCCGTCGGCTGACGAGATCGGCCGCGAGTTCGAGCGGTTCCTGGCGGAGCGCGAGGGTGAGGGCTGA
- the coaE gene encoding dephospho-CoA kinase, with product MLKVGLTGGIGAGKSEVSRLLAGYGAVVVDADRIAREVVEPGTPGLAAIVAAFGREVLTPEGTLDRPGLGSIVFADEDKLRTLNAIVHPLVGARSAELEAAAGPDAIVVHDVPLLTENGLAPLYDLVVVVDAAPSTQLARLTGLRAMAEEEARARMAAQATREERLAVATLVIDNDGPLDALEPQVRRVWKELTERASGRAPGAGTA from the coding sequence ATGCTGAAAGTGGGCCTGACGGGCGGAATCGGTGCCGGCAAGAGCGAGGTCTCGCGGCTGCTGGCGGGGTACGGGGCGGTCGTCGTCGACGCCGATCGGATCGCGCGCGAGGTGGTGGAGCCCGGTACGCCCGGGCTCGCGGCGATCGTGGCGGCCTTCGGGCGGGAGGTGCTGACCCCCGAGGGCACGCTGGACCGGCCCGGGCTGGGATCCATCGTGTTCGCGGACGAGGACAAGCTCCGGACGCTCAACGCGATCGTGCATCCGCTGGTCGGCGCCCGGTCCGCCGAACTGGAAGCCGCCGCGGGCCCCGACGCCATCGTCGTCCACGACGTGCCGCTGCTCACCGAGAATGGCCTCGCACCCCTCTACGACCTGGTGGTCGTGGTGGACGCGGCCCCGTCGACGCAGCTGGCCCGGCTGACCGGGCTGCGCGCCATGGCCGAGGAGGAGGCCAGGGCCCGAATGGCCGCGCAGGCCACGCGCGAGGAGCGCCTCGCGGTGGCCACCCTCGTGATCGACAACGACGGGCCGCTGGACGCGCTGGAGCCGCAGGTGCGCAGGGTGTGGAAGGAGCTCACGGAGCGGGCCTCGGGCCGAGCCCCGGGCGCTGGGACTGCTTGA
- a CDS encoding tetratricopeptide repeat protein translates to MSETARPTPSSPETHVIDFRAAEQLLAARDPRGAVKLLDSVVAAHPENTAARLLRARAFFAAAQLRPAELEFELVLEREPDNAFAHFALARTHERAGRPEQARKHFRLAAALDPQPEYLAAARFEEQAGPA, encoded by the coding sequence GTGTCCGAGACCGCGCGTCCCACACCGTCCAGCCCGGAAACACACGTCATCGACTTCCGGGCGGCCGAGCAGCTGCTCGCCGCACGCGACCCGCGCGGCGCGGTCAAGCTGCTCGACTCGGTCGTGGCCGCCCACCCGGAGAACACGGCGGCCCGCCTGCTGCGCGCCCGGGCCTTCTTCGCCGCCGCCCAACTACGCCCGGCCGAGCTGGAGTTCGAGCTCGTGCTGGAGCGCGAGCCGGACAACGCCTTCGCCCACTTCGCGCTGGCCCGCACGCACGAGCGAGCGGGGCGGCCCGAGCAGGCGCGCAAGCACTTCCGGCTGGCCGCGGCCCTCGACCCGCAGCCGGAATACCTGGCGGCGGCCCGCTTCGAGGAGCAGGCCGGACCGGCCTGA
- a CDS encoding helix-turn-helix transcriptional regulator: MERSDGTGDGDTVSEAEDFARRMRELKDRGGLSYGVLARRLHTSTSTLHRYCNGAALPAEFAVVDRFARACGASAAEAVDLHRAWLLADARRRAAAAAPDPETAPAPAPAPAPAPAPAPAPHPVPDAPPEQAAPEGPDVVVEPPLRSSRHRRRAAVAAAARLAAGAVAVTLLALTGPDPGTPRTAPGRGPAAGTGGPSGSAPAAASPSEAGAAPTGPATGPAPGPPPGDPDATPPSASPPGPGRTQAAPLRAAVRPHVWAAGCDHAYLAERGPAAVPPPPVEADAPAWASAQRAVHAGNQTVEVTLHGTGGGAVVLEGLEVRVAARRTPPAWNVYQMSQGCGGGLTPAVFAVNLDAPRPLARPVAGNDSGKRLPAPAFPMRVSAAEPVVLRVEAATTGCDCDWSLDLRWSSPAGSGTLRIDDGGRPLRTSAATGRPVYGYALEQGRWAR, translated from the coding sequence ATGGAACGGAGCGATGGGACGGGGGACGGGGACACCGTGAGTGAGGCCGAGGACTTCGCGCGGCGGATGCGAGAACTGAAGGACCGCGGCGGGCTGAGTTACGGCGTGCTGGCGCGCAGGCTGCACACCAGTACGTCGACGCTGCACCGCTACTGCAACGGGGCGGCGCTGCCCGCGGAGTTCGCGGTGGTGGACCGCTTCGCGCGGGCCTGCGGGGCTTCGGCGGCGGAGGCGGTGGACCTGCACCGGGCGTGGCTCCTGGCGGACGCGCGGCGGCGCGCCGCGGCCGCGGCACCGGATCCGGAAACTGCACCGGCACCCGCACCCGCACCGGCACCGGCACCCGCACCCGCACCGGCACCGCATCCGGTGCCGGACGCCCCGCCGGAGCAGGCCGCGCCGGAGGGCCCGGACGTGGTGGTGGAGCCGCCGTTGCGGTCGTCCCGGCACCGGCGCAGGGCGGCCGTGGCCGCCGCCGCGCGGCTGGCGGCCGGTGCGGTGGCCGTGACGCTGCTGGCGCTGACCGGACCCGACCCGGGGACACCGCGCACCGCACCCGGGCGGGGCCCGGCAGCCGGTACGGGCGGCCCTTCGGGATCCGCTCCGGCCGCGGCGTCCCCGTCGGAGGCGGGAGCGGCTCCGACGGGGCCGGCCACGGGACCTGCGCCGGGCCCGCCGCCGGGGGACCCGGACGCGACCCCGCCCTCCGCCTCGCCGCCGGGCCCCGGCCGGACGCAGGCGGCCCCCCTCAGGGCGGCGGTGCGCCCGCACGTGTGGGCCGCGGGCTGCGACCACGCCTACCTGGCCGAGCGGGGGCCCGCGGCGGTGCCCCCGCCGCCCGTGGAGGCGGACGCGCCGGCCTGGGCGTCGGCCCAGCGCGCCGTGCACGCCGGGAACCAGACCGTGGAGGTCACGCTGCACGGCACGGGCGGGGGAGCGGTGGTCCTGGAAGGCCTGGAGGTTCGGGTGGCGGCCCGCCGCACACCGCCCGCATGGAACGTGTACCAGATGTCCCAGGGCTGCGGCGGCGGTCTCACCCCGGCCGTCTTCGCCGTCAACCTGGACGCGCCCCGCCCGCTGGCCCGGCCCGTCGCCGGTAACGACTCCGGCAAGCGACTGCCGGCCCCGGCGTTCCCGATGCGGGTCTCGGCCGCGGAACCGGTCGTCCTGCGGGTGGAGGCGGCCACCACGGGCTGCGACTGCGACTGGTCCCTGGACCTGAGGTGGTCCTCACCGGCCGGCTCGGGCACCCTGCGCATCGACGACGGTGGCCGTCCGCTGCGCACCAGCGCCGCCACCGGCCGGCCGGTCTACGGGTACGCCCTGGAACAGGGGCGCTGGGCGCGCTGA